Within Anopheles nili chromosome 3, idAnoNiliSN_F5_01, whole genome shotgun sequence, the genomic segment TTGTTCAGGTCCGACTCGAGGTTCTTCAGTGAGTTGGTCATCTGGCGCATTGTCTTCTGGATGGTGTCGAGACTGACCCGAGACGCTTTGTCCACTTGCGACAGGTCCTCGTAGAAGTTAAGCACCTCCGGGAACTTCGTCTCGATCACCTCTGCAAGGTAGTGCAACAACGTTTGCTTGTTCTCGTAGTCCTTCGTGTTGGACAGTTTGGGCAGGAAGCTCATCTCGAATCCAAATGCGGGGTCCTTCTTCGAGCCCGAGTTCATGTAGTTCCCGAGCAGCAGTATCAGCTCGAGCACCTTGGCGAACTTCTTGCTCGTCTTCACCTCCTCGCAGGCCGCCGTACCGGCTACGATATCCGGCTTGCAGTCTTGCATCATATCGGGTAGATCGATCTTGAAGCTGAGGCTCTGCAACCGCGCTCCTAGCCGCTTTATGTCACCGATCGTGGCCGCAAACCGTTCCGCTCCTGCTAGGTCCTCACCGCGCGCACGAATCTCTTGCAGCCGTTTCAACTGGTCGGGAGGTGGTAGATACTGGATGAGCTGATGCAGCACGCTCGGACTCAACACGGACGTGTCACATCGCAACAGGCAGGTGCGGATCTGTTCATGAGACAAGTGCTTCAGCGAACCGCCCAACAGGATGGACAGGTTCTGCGCAGCCTTCGCATCCAGCACACGCAGGTCGTAGTTCTTCTTGGACGATTGTGGCCGATCTTGTGCGTCCTTGTCGATGGGTTTAACGGGCCGGGAGGAGAATTTAAGCGCAAGCCGCGCAAACATATCGTTATCCGCAAGCTTCTCCTCTTGCACTTGCACCCAGAACGAGTTCTCCGAAAGGTTTTTCGCGTCCAACGCGTTCCAGTTAGCGCGCTTCATCGGACCATCCGTGTCCCACTTCTTCTTCGGTTTCAAACCATATGGCAGAGGTTTTGCGACAGCGTTCGGGAACGGTGGTGGCATTCCGGGTGGCCGAGGAATGcctcccatcatcatcatcggcggtGGAGGCGGAGGTCCCATTCCAGGCAtcggaggtggtggtggcgctCCACCCGGGAagggtggtggaggtggcggtggtggaccTCCGGTCACCATGACCGGAATGGCACCCGGGCAGGGCGGTGGAGGTGGGATACCACCTCCGGACATAAGTCcaggtggtggcggtggaatgTTAATTTGAGGTAGTTTACTTTTGCCCTTTGGCGACACGACACCGGACGCTTCGATCTCCTTCAGACGGTCCTCGAGGGCGGCCGCCCGAGCTTCCGCTTCCTGCCGAGCAGTCTGCAGCTCGGTCATCCGCTTCTCAAAGTCCTCCGACTTCTTGCTCTCCATCTGCTTCGTCTTCTCCGCCATATCGTCCAGCAGCGTGCTGGTGTCGATGTGAAAATCGCGACTCTCAAAATTCGGATCGTACCCGCTCTTGTGCAGCACAATCTGCGAAACGCACTCCTCGATCAGCTTAAAGTACGCCGGCCGATGCAGGTGATCATCCCGGATGAACAGCAGGTGCTGCAGGATCGACAGGAAGTACGGTTCACAGCTCGTGTCCGCAACCAGATTCTTCAGCAAATCAAAGCAATCGTTCATGTCGTCGAGCTCGAGCCGCACGTTGTCGAACCGGTTGCTGAACTCCTCGAAGTCATCTTCCCGGTAGCAGTTGAAGATTTTAAAGTGATTCGCCAGATGCTCGTACCCGCTCTTCTCCGACATCTCCGACAGCTGGTCGAGCTTGTCGTACAACCCGGCGCGCATCATCTCACTTCGCAGGTGCAACCGGAAGTTGAGTTCCTGCGGCGTGTTGATCACGCAGTTGATGAAGATCAACGTGCCGCACGTCAACTCGAGGTTGCGGTCCTTCTCCGCGAACAACCCGTCCACAATCGGCCGGAATCGCTCCGTACCGGGTCGCATCATTGAGGTTACATTTGTGATCGCTCGCAGAACCTTCTCGTAGCCATTGCGTTCCTTGATCAAACACAACACCGACAGTTGTTTAAGTGCTTCACACATCACCTGCGGATTGCTGGCGTCTATGCATTGCGCCAACAGCAGGACAGCCGCATGTTGATCCGGTGACAGGATCACATTCAATCCCCAGGAGTTGTTCATGATCGCTTTCAGGCACCTCAGGCACTCGTACTCGATCTTCGGAAGACGCCGAGGCACGGATTTGCAGTACCGCAGCAATGTGACGATTTCGTTGACACCATCCTCACCGAAGTCCTTGATCCAGCTGATGGGATTACTGGTCAGTGCCACCCGGAGACTTTCCAGACAAGCTAGCATCTTGGACGATCGGTTCAAATAGTCACCCTCGTGCAGGTACTGCACATAATCGGAGGGTTTTTCAAACCGTGAGTTGGCCCGTTCCGAAGAGGATTTACCTGTacggcgagagaaagaaaaagggaaatgtaACGTTAGAACAGATGGGAGTGATttttcgaaaaataaaacaacacaaagtATTCATTATCTGCTTGTTGCATGAAACGAAAATCCCTCCAAAATCAATAGCAAAAGATGTGCACGGAATTCGGCAATCCATCTGcatatggaaaataaaatatgaagtaAATTTTGGAAGCTCTATTTTCGTATGCACGATAAAGCAAAAATTTACTATCGCACTGATTTAAGAACCAAATAACAGCATGAACACACCGCACAAATGTTTACGCAAACCAGCACGGAGGCCGTGTTTGTATCACGACactgtgaaaaaaaagaacttcaCGGACGGTTCTTTCACCGCAAAAAAAGCGattacatttcatttccgCACTACATTAATCTTTGACCCACATACGTTGGGGTGGAgatcggtttgtttgttgaaaacCCCCCCAAGCAGTCGATCAAGAACGGCGATCTCGCGAAGAAGCTCCTATTTTTGGGCAGCTCTGGTTCAAGCATAATTTTCCCTTGACTTCCGAACCAAGATCAATTGCAAGAACCGTGTACCAGAGACCGAAAGGGAGGTTGTTTCTCCTAGTTCATATTTGGGAAGCATGAAAACCCCCAGAGCGATCGTACGGTACCCGGTTCCGAAAGCAAGAAAACCGATGATCTTACGCTTCCGCTCAATGGCAATTGAATAAACAGACGGATATTTTGAGAAACCATTAGTGGAGCGTTAATTATAGCACGATGGTGTCATCGTCATGGGGTAAAAGATGCATTTCAACAACATCACCGAGGTTGTAAGACGCCATCGAACACTTCTACCCCCGATGAAGGAGAATCGCTCAAAAACACAGACACTCGCATGCAAACGACGACGTCAGCACATTGGACAAAGCACACGTGAAGGATCATAAGGCGGGAAAACGTCAGTGAAAACAGGATTATAGGGACGAGCTCGCGCTACGGCTTGTTCATGATGATGTAATGCAAACcgagagaaaaatgataatGACGGTGAGAGCATTCCAGAAGTGGGTCCTCTTTCGTTCGACTTTGACAGGCGGAAGACGAACTCGACCTTGAACTTGTAGCTCGAGCGAAACGGCGGCACTCCTGAGCTGGAATGATGGAAAGTATCCCTAACACGAAGCCATAGTTTTCCAGCTGGAACGACTAGACGCTGGCGCTGACGGGGTTTTGATTAAACCGTGCAGAAGCCCCACAGGCCGCGAAGTAGAGTGGTAGGTATCGCAACAATGAACAGCTGATGCTGGGGATTGCCAGGGTTTCCATAAACGATGATAATAATGAAAGAAACGAAGCGAACCCTTCGATACAGACGAGTGCTGGCGCGGGACGTGCAGAAATAGTAATAGATAGGACGGCGGCAGGCATGCAGGCAGTGTTGGGGGTGGCATCGAAGGTACGAAGGTTGCGAGCACGTCGAGGAGATGGTGAGGAGCCAGGAACATCGAAGGCAAGACGTTTGTTTGCGATGCGAGCTGCCGTGGATGTCGTTCCGTTGGTACGAAAGGGCTTGACGTAATGTGAGGCATGTGGCGGGCTGCGAGAATGATGCGATGGAGAGCACGTGGCACACTTAGATAAACGCGACCACGGCACGCATCGGAgaggaaggggggagggggaagagAGAGGGGAAGAAGGGATGCAGGCACGGCCAGAACCACACGGTTGGCGATCATCTTTCGTGTCTTTGGAGCACGTTATACAGGCGGAGTTCGTACAGGAGCGCGCGCGATGTTTATTTATTAGCTTTACAACTAATTAACCTTGaacgcgaaacgaaacgcctaATTCGCAATCAATTTAAAGTCGAATCGTTTTTAGTAGTATCATGGGGTTTAAATTGGTTCTTTGGCAAGGGAGAAAAATGCACCTCGCTTTTAAGTTGAAAGAAGATCATCTAAGTGCTGGATGATAAGTCTTCCTAGTTTCGATTACCTCATATGTAGAAAATGATTTGTCCTCAGACAAACTGCAGGTtgtaatgtgtgtgtgtgtgttagagAGTTAGAATATATCCAACGCGTCATCGCCCTAAAAGCGGACTTGACGGCTTCAGAAATGAAGACAGGTTTCTCATTGACTCAACGATCAACAAAAGCAGAATGTTAAGAGTCACATTTCTTCCCCGTAACAACTCTAACAGGTTTCTTAGAGGCCTTATCCGGCAGGTTTTGTAAACCCCGCACGTTAGGATCTTATCTCAACGTTCGTTCTCGCAAAAACGATTGTGCGTTCGTTTTGCAAAACAGTTCAACCGACGAGGGGAAAATTCGCCCCAAGAATTCACCATTTAACCACGCATATATCGTTTCTTAAGCTTCCTTTCTGGCTTTGTTTCTCATCCACTAACAAGCCCAGATTGCCTGCTTGTCGGAGCGTTCATTTATCACATTAAGCGGTTACCGTAAATTCTTCAATAAAATTGCTGATCACTTTGCAAACTAGCCAACCTTCCGGTGCTCGTCTCGATGCGCCAAAGGAGAAATCTCCCGCCCTGTGCCGACCAATGCCGGTTGTCATTTCCCATTAAATTATGGCCCACCCTCTCTGGTCAAACAAAGATGACATCCAACCCCCCCACTAATATACCTTGGAGGGATCGGAATACGCACAAGATTCGATCATCCTGACCCGTGTGCCGAGGCCAAAGAGGTGCGCAAGCGGAACAGTGATGACGAGGCTTTAGCAAGGCagtttctttctgttttttttttagccagtttcgcaaagcaaaaaagaaaggcaagAATACGCCAGGTCCGAAAAGGCGCGACGCGATGTGTGCGCTTATAAGGAACGTGGCCATGAGTCAGCCCGATACCGTAGCAAaccgtgtgtgagtgtgtggtttGGACTGGTGTCTCATCTTCTCACCCCTGTTCGGTCACCCTGTTCGAACCTTATCGAACCGGGGACACCCTGTGTGTTTTGTGACCGCGAGTGACAGGAAACTCAGCGGTAATTATCGATTGGTGCCTTTCTCGACGACGTAGCGGACACTCAGGAACTAATTTCAAGCCGCTTGAGCTCGAAGTCGTCTGTAAAATGCGCGGTGGCCTACTATCTCTGCGGGCATGGTCTGCGGGACACTCTGGTGGAGCCGGGAAACGGTTCAGAGACACCGGAGGGCCTATTATGGAGATGGAACGTTGTGGCATGGCTCTAGAATCGGACCCACGGAACTCCCGTAAAGATACGGGAGTTTTAATGCCATGAGAGCGTTCGCTTTTTATGCCGTCACGGATCATCATGGTCTGAACGGGTTGAGCCACAATAGCAAGGTCGACCAAATGGccaagcgagagaaagagaaagagcgaacgaTAAAAAGGGGTGCGGACTTCCCTAAATCTGTTGGATAGGATTTAACGCATTTACCCCCTTGATAAGACGAAGATAATTTACCACGCATTCTGGAAAGAGTGTCCGTTTTTTGATTCCTTCACCAGCTAGTGCATTCTGGTCGGGTTTTTCGCCACAGCCGGCGTTACCTCATAAGCATTGattgtgctccttttttttgtttgctgccacTCTTCTGGGGCAATAAATCAACAAGAAggtgcattcgtttttttacgAACTCCACCAACCTGCGCGGATCGCGTTTGAAACAACCACGTGGAGCAGACGAGCATTCGAGCGCAACAGCTCAtggcggtttttgtttcaaaacgcactcaaaaaaaaaaaacgcgcgttAAACGCGATCTAAAAGTAAACACTTATTGTTGTGTTCCCCCCTGCCTAGACTTCGtctcttctccttctcctccttctcccACGCTACGACGATCGCTCTCGCGCTGCGTGGCGTATGACACCTGTTGCGTTCACCGAAAATCGATCGTTCGTAACTATGGCAACGGTTCTGCGGCGTGCGGTTcttgttgatgtttttgcgATTAATTGAACTCCttcgcgttgttttttttcgcggtACCGTTTGCACGCGATGCTAGCGTAGACAATGCAAACTAGTATCAACACTGATGGGCGATGGCATTCGGGGTGGAATACAGTGCGATAACAAGCGTTCAGATAAGACAATTTTAATTGTGAGCTCATACGGGTGCCCACAGAGCTGGAAGCATTCTATGTTGGTGTTTGCTTGTGTTGCCGGCTTATCACCCGCGCACGGGATTGGCGATTTGAGTTAGCGCTTTGTATACGGttgtaaaatgaaatgttttcgCGTCTAATTGCCCTGTTTGCATCTGCTGGATCTCGTTAGATTGGCCCCACCAGAAAAAAGGCTAAGCACAACATTTGAACGCAACGGCTTGGAATACCACGAAGATGACGTGGGCAAAAGTGTGTGCATGATTCTGCTGACGTTGCACACTTCTGATAAGCACGATTCGTGTACAAGCGACGGAAAGCAGGACACTGTGACACGGATAAGTACGTACTGGTATCGGACTTTTTTGTGTCGTCGCAGACATCAGAATAACGAGGATGTTACCGTTGCAGATGCCAACAAAACTGTCGTTCGTAGCGTGTTGCAGAAATGATATTTTTGGAATATTCCAAGAGCGCACCAAGTATCTCTGTCGGTTTGCACGATGGAGACAATTTCAAATGATAAATTAAGTCGCTCTAAAAATACATCTTCGGTGTCTTCGCGAAGGAAAAGACACATCCTTGGCACTGCATCTCGTACACGTTTATCCATTCCGATCGGACACAACAACGAAGGCCGGAAGAGCGAGACAGCTGGGCTTCAATCCCAACCAAAACCAACACCCCCAACCAGACTCCACCGAAACGATGCATTTTGGCGAGGTTTTTCGTGCTGATTTCTTcgcgtcgttttgttttctttcacaaTCGAGAGTTGTGGGGTGGAATTGTAAGGTCACCTACGACACTGCGCTTACTATCGGGTACGGCTTAAACCAGCGCTTGTTGTACCACCGCGGTTGATTTCACGCTTCACCTCACACCCTCGCGCCACCAACGGACACACATTGAGGATGTGTTTTTGTGGGTCACGACGATTGCGAGCGCGCGTAATGCACTTCAAGGCCCTTTGGCCATTTTGTTCACTGAATATTGGTACGAATCTCACGGAGTCAAGGAGGcgatgttggtttttttgaaattttcgaGGCTACCGAAGCCCGACCGGGCGATAGTAGGCTCTGACGTATCCTTTCCATTAGCCAAAGATGGTAAACAAACACCCAACTCTGCCATGGAATGTACGCGGTTCTGACGTGTTGTCTCGCTCTCACGACCGAAGGTTGACCCGCGACAACGGTGCACGTCTTTGTTGACTTGTCCAAGGCGCTTGGAGTCGGCTGTGGCTGGGTTTGTgttggtatgcgctcctgtccCACCATTGCGTGCCTCTCTCCTTGTGGACTCTTTCGACAAGGTGCGCGACATTTAACGTACCTTTCATGTGCATGTCGATCATCTTGCGTTTCTCCTCGAGCGGTTTGCTTAACAGCGGATCGCGCTTCTCCTTGGGAATGTTCATGTCCTCGAGGATTTCGAGGAACAGCTTGTTGACTTCGGGCTCGCTGAGACGGTGCGTGTCGCTTTGCTCGATCATCGACACCAGATCGGCCTCGGGTCCGGAAAGCGGACGGCCACCGTTGAAGCTGCCGTAACCGCTCCCGTGCCCACCAACGCCTCCGCTGCTGGAACCACTCGTGCCATTCCCGTACACGCTGCCACTCCCTCCGTGCCGACCGACCTTCTTGTGTGGTCGGCCGAGCAACGTATCCAAAAAGCCACCCGATTTCACTCGGTCGTGTTTCGACATTTTTCACGCACTCGCGATCCGCGGCACGGACGgcaaacaccaccaacggtTACAATTTGATTTTATGTAGCGATTCTAGCCTACactaaacacaaacaacaacgcGTTACAAATGAGAGGGTATAAATTAGGTCTCGAACGAAAGAGTTGCGACGCTCTTCGTCTGacatcatttcaattttcggtTTGACATTCCAGCAACATGCCTCGCCAGTTGCGACCGTTGATATTTCGCTGTCCCGCTGAGCCTCGTGCAAGGTGCAGCCAGTGACGATTGCTTGACGTTTGTCGGAGGGTTTATGCCAAAGTGAATGTAAATTAAGTAAAACATGCATATAACGTATTTTGCAGAGAGTAAGTGCAAATGATATCCTACTTATTTTTAGCATTAATGTGCATTGTAAAAAAGCTAATTTTTGCGAAACATTTTCAATATTCTAGGATGTCCTGATGATCTTCACCTTGGATATAGCTACCTCGTTCAGTTAAGCTGTCAAACtgacaaatttgttttagggaAATCTTCAGCCGAAAGGTATGTATTTTCCTAGTGATAAAAATTGATCGGGATAATTCGGTCCGTTTTCCCGTGTTTTTACAGTTTTAATAACGCGTTCTAAAATAGCTCTTCTACCACAACAGTTTCTACGAAGTTTAGTTTCCTAAAATACGGCATTTTGCTCAGTTATTCTTTTGTAGATAAAATATCAATACACGATGGCGCAGAGTAAGCTGAATGATTTGGCCGGAAAATTCGGCAAAGGAGGTCCTCCTGGACTAACGACGGGTCTAAAGGTGCTCGCTGCCGTCGGGGCCGTGGCCTATGGCGTTAAAAACTCAATGTACACGGGTAAGTAGCAGGAGAATATTGTGAAATATTCTAGCAACACAGCATGTGTACAAAAGTGATGCAACCTAACCTCTATTTGTGAACACGGTGCACCGGTTCGCTGTGCAAAGTAAaattttgtggatttttttcctattttttgaCCGATTTTTTACTCAATGCATGATGAATAGTCAATTGAAAGGCTGGAAATGGTAAACATAATTTAACTCCTCAAAGAACCTTCAAAAATCCTGTTGTCACGTAGCGTTGGTGGCATTACATAACATTCGATGCTCAGCTATTGCGGCATCATGTGTAAGGTGGCGTGTATGTTTATGATGATTGTATTCatgttgtatgtttttctttcctttcgaaCCCACAGTTGAGGGTGGTCACCGTGCAATCATATTCAACCGTATCGGTGGAGTCGGAGACGATGTATTCGCAGAAGGATTGCACTTCCGTATGCCCTGGTTCCAGTATCCAATCATCTACGATATTCGCTCTCGACCACGTAAAATTTCATCACCTACCGGCTCGAAAGATCTGCAAATGGTTAACATTTCGCTGCGGGTACTGTCCCGTCCTGATGCTCGTAAGCTTCCCGTCATGTACCGTCAGCTAGGTCAGGATTACGACGAAAAGGTTCTTCCCTCGATTTGTAACGAAGTGCTGAAAAGCGTGGTGGCAAAATTCAACGCCTCACAGCTTATTACCCAGCGACAGCAGGTGTCACTGCTCATTCGCCGGGAGCTCGTTGAACGGGCGGCCGATTTCAACATCATTCTTGACGATGTGTCGCTAACAGAACTGAGCTTCGGGCGGGAGTACACGGCGGCAGTCGAAAGCAAACAGGTGGCGCAGCAGGAAGCTCAACAGGCCGCTTTCCTGGTGGAACGTGCGAAACAGGAACGACAGCAGAAGATCGTTCAGGCTGAGGGTGAAGCGGAAGCTGCAAAAATGTTGGGTCTCGCTGTGGCCGAAAATCCCGGTTACCTGAAGCTACGAAAGATTCGTGCTGCACAAAACATCGCCAGGACGGTATGTAGATGGAGATGTAGTTTTCAGCCTTTCTAGCGATTCATTTTATAatgctggggttttttttcacagaTCGCTAACTCCCAGAACCGAGTCTACCTCTCCGCCAACAGTCTGATGCTGAACATCCAGGACGATACCTTCGACGATATGTCGAAGAAAGTTTCAAGTAAGAAATGAGAATTACTAAACCCTCCGGTTACGGAGGCTGATCAACCGAGCGCTACTAACACCATCGCTAACGAAAGTTTAACGTTTGGCGTAGAATTTCATGCCCCACCATCTGGATTAGGTTTTCCATACGCACAGGAAGGTCCTTTTTAATgcaagtaacaaaaaaacttaaaatacGAATGTAAAATGTGCTTATCCTTGTGAAGCACTTATTTGCTTTGAGCTATATTGAGCTTGTGATACGAAGATTTAGTCGATATTAGGTTGTTTTCTTCAGTTGGTTACACAGCATAAAGAAAACAGTAAAATACTCTAGCTAATGCGCCCAAGTATGGGATTTCGTCTACGGTAGCTTGAATCTAGGCATTCCATATGTAAGCCCCGATGTAGGAATAGAGTCGTAATAAAATATGCATGAATTAATGGATTTTACTCATACTAAACCGCCTGGGTGTGGTCTCCTGGGCAGAGTGTGGCATGGAACAGCAATACATTCGCGATTTTGTGTTGCACAGATTTGAAATTGAAGTGTCGCCAATGGAAAGGTAAACTATATCAACTaatcgtttgctttttatctgtttcgtttcttcagGAAAATAAGCACGTTCGCCAAGTGCATTAAGAACCTTTTGCCTAAAACTGTTAAGAACATATACCCCCCCAGACAGAACAATAGTAGTAAATCATTAAGAACGTTAATGCCATTGCtaaagtgaaacaaacaaaacattgcaAAGTGGCGAATCGAATCAGGAAAATATGCGAGTCggctcttcctcctcctccagcGACGTTCGGTGATCGGGCCCCGGCCGGTTAAACAAATCGCTAGATGGATTATGTGCGGCGATTTCGTTGGGATCTTGATTGCAACACGGCGGCGAGTACTGGCGACGAGTTTGAGTTTCCGGCGAGTTTCTTTCTCACTGCCACTGTGTCACTGTCGTTTTGTTCTCGGTTTCCATCCCTCTGGTGCGATATTGCGTCAAACGCTGGTCGATACTATTCCAAAGTGAAATCGCGTCATGGAATTGTGGGAGGAAACTCGTAATGTGGCCAGTTCGATTCGGGATTCGTCGGTACACAATGGTAAACCGAACCGAGTGAATGAAGAAAATCAACTTTACACGGGGGTCTTCGAAATGGTTTACGATCAAAAGTAGCGTTTCGCACGcagtttgcatttttgtttagCTTAGTCATTAAGATGCATTTTGTGAGCCAATAAAGTAGCGAGGATCGCGCATAGGGAGATCCATTCGCCCTCACGGTGGTAGTGTATAGGAATCGGTGCGTTCGTTGTGTGCATTTCTGAAAGAATTCCATCGGCTTGCTTAGCGAACGAACCGGCTGGATCGATCATGGAATGCCTCGCTGGATTGGAGGAAATGGCCTTTTGATTGAAAAtcgtttgcttcatttttacacttttattttgctttatttttgttttctttcattacgTTCCCGCGCGGTCTCCTGTGAAAACGATCCTGCAGATATACAACAGGGTAGTGGATGGTTTTCCCCATCAACACCGACACCGATTGGAGCAGCGCAAGTGAAACCCAAACCTGCCCTTTCCAAACGAGCTGAGGAAGCGCAGCACGACGAGAGCTTGATAAAAATCATTGCCGAAGAAACGGTCGAACGGTTGAAAGGCAATCAACTGTAACAGGATACCCAGAGCACAAGGATTTCTTTCACAATCGAACATGCATTTGTACGAGCGTTAGTTGTTTCGTTGTACGGCTCATAATTtgtatgatttgttttgtttttaatgatgttatgtttgtatttttgatcATAGCTATTCTTCCTTAGCACACTCTAATTGTGACGATTGTGAATTCAAATATGAAGAACAAGAAGCAATATGGTCAGTAACCGGAAAGACCCCTAACCCGGGATACTGCTTGTAATAAAGGATGGTAAAAACACTGGAAGTGTCGTTATTTTCTTCAATTCGGGTGCGATTTATGTCCCTGATGTGGTCTTCCACCGAACAACAGCTGATACGATTAGTCCAGTTCACGCTTTGAGAGTGTTGAATGCGGCACCAGGCGCACGCTTCACGTTCTATAACTACTTCTTCTGAGAGGGTTTGAAAATGGCAGTGTTCTATCCTGAGCACATCTTGCACGGCTCGTTTCCTGAAGGTTTTCCTTGTATAGTCATGTAGTTAGTTCTGTATGAAAGTCGCTACTGTTGTAAGCTATCGGAATTACGTTCACATTAGACTACTTGTATGCAGTTGCAGGCAGAAGCTTTCTAGGTTTACAATGACACGTGggattatttctttttccaaatATTTGTTCGAGCGTTGAATAATTGGACCTCATTGTCGTTTTGGGTTGTATTAACTAGCTGTATCACTATACGGCAAtctatcgcaaaaaaaaactacaccgaATATATtttacgaaaaacaaaaaaataacaataaaaaactggAAATCTCAAAAAGTGCGTACTGGTTGGAATATAAATGTCTAACGGATTTGTTTCGTGATCGGTTAAGGACAAAGAGAGCGCAGAGACACTTGAAAGATAGCCAGAAAGGTACAAACAACGTAGATATACGTCGTTTCGATAGCCCGCACCATGCGCATTACTGATCCTTCGGCATGGTGCGGACCACCCCGGAGGGATGCAGCTGATTGCATTCTTAATCGTAGGGTTTATCACAGTGTTTTTTTCAGTTGAAGAAAGCAGCCAGTTGGTAGCAAGGACCGCAtatggcgaaagaaaaaaaaagataaaggGTTTGTAGAAATAGGACGTGAATATAGCTTGAGTTTGAAAAGGATGTAAAAAATGGGCGTCATAATTGCGAGGATAACGGAAATAGGGCTCATCTGAGGCACACATCGACATGGAAACCATTCTAAACAACATTCATACATGGACATCCTTAAAAATACATAACAAAGAAAGGTACAGACTGTGGAGACCGAAATCAATGGCTGtgggccagaaaaaaaaatgaatatacaTCCTTCCTAAACGGTAACTCCAGCCAGCGAGATTACGTACAAATGGTAAACTAAGTGGAACGAATATCGAATAAGGATAACAGGTCCAATACTGCACCGTAAGAACTCAAAACGTTACACCAAGTTACGCTTGCACACGTTACACACGCTAATTCAATCCGCGTTTTTCATTAAACTCTACTTAAACTCCTGTTCGGAGACCGATTTGATAACGGAGACGGGCGAAACCGATTCTAGTCTGCCAATGTGGATAAGCTAATCTAACCGgcatctatatatatatagctaAATGCGCATCTTACAAGTAAGCGATCGGTTCCTCCATCGAGTTCAACATAACCCACAGAACCACAACGGgaca encodes:
- the LOC128723204 gene encoding protein diaphanous isoform X1; amino-acid sequence: MSKHDRVKSGGFLDTLLGRPHKKVGRHGGSGSVYGNGTSGSSSGGVGGHGSGYGSFNGGRPLSGPEADLVSMIEQSDTHRLSEPEVNKLFLEILEDMNIPKEKRDPLLSKPLEEKRKMIDMHMKGKSSSERANSRFEKPSDYVQYLHEGDYLNRSSKMLACLESLRVALTSNPISWIKDFGEDGVNEIVTLLRYCKSVPRRLPKIEYECLRCLKAIMNNSWGLNVILSPDQHAAVLLLAQCIDASNPQVMCEALKQLSVLCLIKERNGYEKVLRAITNVTSMMRPGTERFRPIVDGLFAEKDRNLELTCGTLIFINCVINTPQELNFRLHLRSEMMRAGLYDKLDQLSEMSEKSGYEHLANHFKIFNCYREDDFEEFSNRFDNVRLELDDMNDCFDLLKNLVADTSCEPYFLSILQHLLFIRDDHLHRPAYFKLIEECVSQIVLHKSGYDPNFESRDFHIDTSTLLDDMAEKTKQMESKKSEDFEKRMTELQTARQEAEARAAALEDRLKEIEASGVVSPKGKSKLPQINIPPPPPGLMSGGGIPPPPPCPGAIPVMVTGGPPPPPPPPFPGGAPPPPPMPGMGPPPPPPMMMMGGIPRPPGMPPPFPNAVAKPLPYGLKPKKKWDTDGPMKRANWNALDAKNLSENSFWVQVQEEKLADNDMFARLALKFSSRPVKPIDKDAQDRPQSSKKNYDLRVLDAKAAQNLSILLGGSLKHLSHEQIRTCLLRCDTSVLSPSVLHQLIQYLPPPDQLKRLQEIRARGEDLAGAERFAATIGDIKRLGARLQSLSFKIDLPDMMQDCKPDIVAGTAACEEVKTSKKFAKVLELILLLGNYMNSGSKKDPAFGFEMSFLPKLSNTKDYENKQTLLHYLAEVIETKFPEVLNFYEDLSQVDKASRVSLDTIQKTMRQMTNSLKNLESDLNNNKVPQSEDDRFLEVMGQFAVECRAQVELLGRMLTQMESLFTSLSEYYCFDPAKYTMEEFFTDIKTFKDAFVQAHADNVRLREEEEKKLRAQEAKERAQRELHERQQRKVELVNIDAVQTQEGVMDSLLEALQTGSAFGNREQRRRRGPRPAGAERRAQLNRSRSRTGITANAFSSREMLSELLGPA
- the LOC128723204 gene encoding protein diaphanous isoform X2, coding for MSKHDRVKSGGFLDTLLGRPHKKVGRHGGSGSVFNGGRPLSGPEADLVSMIEQSDTHRLSEPEVNKLFLEILEDMNIPKEKRDPLLSKPLEEKRKMIDMHMKGKSSSERANSRFEKPSDYVQYLHEGDYLNRSSKMLACLESLRVALTSNPISWIKDFGEDGVNEIVTLLRYCKSVPRRLPKIEYECLRCLKAIMNNSWGLNVILSPDQHAAVLLLAQCIDASNPQVMCEALKQLSVLCLIKERNGYEKVLRAITNVTSMMRPGTERFRPIVDGLFAEKDRNLELTCGTLIFINCVINTPQELNFRLHLRSEMMRAGLYDKLDQLSEMSEKSGYEHLANHFKIFNCYREDDFEEFSNRFDNVRLELDDMNDCFDLLKNLVADTSCEPYFLSILQHLLFIRDDHLHRPAYFKLIEECVSQIVLHKSGYDPNFESRDFHIDTSTLLDDMAEKTKQMESKKSEDFEKRMTELQTARQEAEARAAALEDRLKEIEASGVVSPKGKSKLPQINIPPPPPGLMSGGGIPPPPPCPGAIPVMVTGGPPPPPPPPFPGGAPPPPPMPGMGPPPPPPMMMMGGIPRPPGMPPPFPNAVAKPLPYGLKPKKKWDTDGPMKRANWNALDAKNLSENSFWVQVQEEKLADNDMFARLALKFSSRPVKPIDKDAQDRPQSSKKNYDLRVLDAKAAQNLSILLGGSLKHLSHEQIRTCLLRCDTSVLSPSVLHQLIQYLPPPDQLKRLQEIRARGEDLAGAERFAATIGDIKRLGARLQSLSFKIDLPDMMQDCKPDIVAGTAACEEVKTSKKFAKVLELILLLGNYMNSGSKKDPAFGFEMSFLPKLSNTKDYENKQTLLHYLAEVIETKFPEVLNFYEDLSQVDKASRVSLDTIQKTMRQMTNSLKNLESDLNNNKVPQSEDDRFLEVMGQFAVECRAQVELLGRMLTQMESLFTSLSEYYCFDPAKYTMEEFFTDIKTFKDAFVQAHADNVRLREEEEKKLRAQEAKERAQRELHERQQRKVELVNIDAVQTQEGVMDSLLEALQTGSAFGNREQRRRRGPRPAGAERRAQLNRSRSRTGITANAFSSREMLSELLGPA